In Chiloscyllium plagiosum isolate BGI_BamShark_2017 chromosome 35, ASM401019v2, whole genome shotgun sequence, a genomic segment contains:
- the pou2f3 gene encoding POU domain, class 2, transcription factor 3: MIPDDEDNPFDVVHLDFSKAFGIERNGLDFTRQIKTEDQSDSSAQVSAEAAHLHSCEVPPIVSGSSMSVDLQPLHTLQQLVVVPGHHLQTAATFLLPQTQQSQQGSLQSANLLPLSSQSQSGLLPPQPGVGITPQAVIRPGLVGSALESHLETLPKHIAPKHITSIQTDEPSDLEELEQFAKTFKQRRIKLGFTQGDVGLAMGKLYGNDFSQTTISRFEALNLSFKNMCKLKPLLEKWLSDAENVPSDSTLNSLPSLPTQLIGLEGLGRKRKKRTSIETNIRVTLEKRFRENSKPSSEEIVMIAEQLSMEKEVVRVWFCNRRQKEKRINYPATPAIKPPMYSSRLVSASGSIDPLIVTQVHNSLSATAVSSSLSSRPSSPVTTSTGNVHTSLSSQTGLSTTPSSRFWWNGTSFLH; encoded by the exons ATGATCCCAGATGATGAGGACAATCCATTTGATGTGGTCCacctggacttcagcaaggcctttg GTATTGAACGAAACGGCCTGGATTTCACTCGACAG ATCAAAACTGAAGACCAGAGTGACTCTTCTGCACAGGTATCAGCAGAGGCAGCTCATCTTCACAGCTGTGAGGTTCCTCCCATTGTGTCAGGCAGTTCGATGTCAGTG GACCTGCAACCACTTCACACGCTGCAGCAACTTGTGGTGGTACCTGGACATCACTTGCAGACAGCAGCAACATTTCTCCTCCCTCAGACACAGCAAAGCCAACAAG GTTCGCTGCAATCTGCAAACCTGTTGCCATTGTCCTCACAATCACAGAGTGGCCTCCTGCCACCACAGCCTGGCGTGGGGATCACTCCACAG GCAGTCATTCGGCCAGGTCTAGTGGGCTCAGCTTTGGAGTCTCATTTGGAAACTCTTCCAAAACACATTGCCCCAAAACATATTACATCTATCCAGACAGATGAACCCAGCGACCTGGAGGAGCTCGAACAATTTGCAAAGACATTTAAGCAAAGGCGGATTAAACTGGGGTTCACACAG GGTGATgttggattagcaatgggaaagcTCTATGGAAATGATTTTAGTCAAACAACCATTTCACGGTTTGAGGCTTTGAACCTGAGCTTCAAGAACATGTGTAAACTCAAACCATTGTTGGAGAAGTGGCTGAGTGATGCAG AAAACGTTCCTTCTGATTCCACACTGAACAGCCTGCCATCTCTCCCCACACAACTGATCGGGTTGGAGGGCCTTGGTCGTAAAAGGAAGAAGCGGACAAGCATTGAGACTAATATTCGAGTAACACTGGAGAAGCGTTTTCGTGAG AACTCTAAGCCCAGCTCTGAGGAAATTGTGATGATTGCAGAGCAGTTATCAATGGAGAAGGAAGTTGTTCGTGTCTGGTTCTGTAACCGACGCCAGAAAGAGAAGAGGATTAACTATCCAGCTACTCCAGCCATCAAACCTCCAATGTATAGCTCACGGCTG GTTTCTGCATCAGGATCCATCGACCCTCTGATTGTGACACAGGTGCATAACAGTCTGAGTGCAACAG caGTTTCTTCTAGTTTATCCAGCAGACCATCATCACCAGTTACCACATCCACTGGGAATGTCCACACCTCACTGAGCAGTCAGACTGGGCTCAGCACCACTCCAAG ctCCCGTTTCTGGTGGAATGGTACCTCGTTCTTGCACTGA